The window CATCAACTTCTTGCCCGGGGGTTGCACCGAAATTTCGATGCCCGTCTCCGAGAGATTCTCCGGGTTGGTTTGCCACATCTTGGCCTGGCCGCCGGGGAAGAGCTGCGCGTATTTTTCGGTGAAGGCCGCCGAGACTTTTTCGAACGTTTCGTTGAACTGTACTTGCGATTGCTGCTCGATTTCTTTGATCGATTCAAGCAGCGTCTCGCGAGCGCGCGCTAGGTCCTCCATCTGCGTGCGCAGGAAGGTGTCGCGCTCGGCCAACTCGTCGCGCTCGGCCTCCGCGTTGAGATTGACGTTGGCGGAGAGGCGCGCGAGTTCTTCGCGCAGGCGCGGCAATTCATCCACAACCGCGTCGGCTTCATCTTTGTAGCGCTCCTCGACATCCTTGCACTCGTCGTCGGTCGCCGGATTCTGCGCGAATTGCGAAACCAGCATGCCCAACTCGGCCTCGATTTCGGCCAGTCGCGTGCGGAAGTGTTCGCCGCCCGCGGCGGCTTCGCGCTCTTCGTTTTGTGCCGTCCGCACGTCGGCTTCGAGCTGGAGTTGGCGATTGCTCATCTCCTCGCGCTCGCGCCGGGCTATTTCGAGCTTGCCGTCCAGCTCGCGAACGCCGGACTGCAAGCCTTCGACGTGCGCGTGGGCGCTACGCGTTTGCTCGAAGAGCGACGCGATTTCGGCGAGCATCTGTTCGCGAGCGACGTGGGCGCGCTCGCTATTTTGGTCGAGCATCCCCAGGCGCGCTTTCGACGCGTCGCGTTCCGCCGTCAGCGCGGCCGAACGCTCGCGCAGATCGCTCGCAAGGCGGCTGGCATCGGCTTGAGCGGCCTCGGCCTGCGCGATCTCTTCGCGCGCTCGTGCAAGTTCGGCTTCGAGACGATGGCGATCTTCGTCGCTCGCGAGCGCTTCGGGCTCGTCGCCCTCATAGGTGCGCTCGCGTTCGAGCGAGCGTTCCATTTTTTCAACCAGTTCGGCGACGACCTTGCGCGCGGTCTCGACGTCGGCGTGCATGCGCTCGACGTCGCTCGCGAGCGAGAGCATCTCCGCCCGCACTTCGGCGAGCTGCAGCTCTTGCTTGGCAAGCGCGTCGCGAGCGGCATCGCGTTCGCCGACGGCGAGTTCGGCGGCTTGGCTCGCGGTTTGGGCGCGCTGTTCGAACTCTTCGAGCTTGCGACGCATCTCGACCAACTGTACGCGCAGCCCCTCGGCCTGCACGCGCCGCGCGAGAATCGATTTTTCGCGTTTGAAGCGGCCGCCGGTAATGGCACCGCCGCCGGCGATCTGCTCGCCCGAGAGCGTGACGATCGTATCGCGGAAGCCGCGCCCGCGGACCAGCGCGATGCCGGTCTGCAGCGTATCGACGATCAGCACGTTGCCGACCAGGAAGCGGACGACGCCTTCGTACTGCGCCGACGTGCGTACGAGCGCGTGCGCGTAACCGATTACGCCCGGAGTCCGTTCGAGATCGGCCGTCAGCTGTTTGGCTTCGCGATTGGCCAGCGTATCGAGCGGCAAGAACGTCGCGCGCCCCTGTTCGCTGCGATTGAGATATTCGATCGAGCGTTCCGCGTCTTCGGAGGTGGTGGTGATGATGTTGGAGAGACGCGCGCCGAACGCAACGTCCATCGCGCGAGCGTAGCGCTCGTCGGTGGTGATGAGGTTGGAGACGATTCCCTCGATGCCGCGCAGGTCGCCTCGCTGCCAGGCTTCGACCACGGCGCGCGTTCCCGGCACGTGGCCCTCGAGCGAGTTTTCCAGTTCCTCGATCGTATGCAGGCGCGATTCGGCCGCCTTTACATCGCCGATCTGTTCGCGATGCAACGCGAGCGCGTGCCCGAGCTCCGCCTGCGATTGCGCGACGCCGCCTTCGGCCGACTCCATGCGCGAGCGCGCCTCGATCAGGTGCGCTTCGAATGCGCCGAGCTGCGCTTCGCGTTCGGCGTATTTATGCGCGGCGGCTCCCGCCGCGATCTCCAGATGGGCGCTGCGCTCGCGCGCGGTGTGCGCCTCGCCTTCGAGCCGCTCCGCCTCGGCGCGCAGGTTCTCGCTCTGCACGCGACGCTCGGCTTTCTTGGCGGCAAACGTCGATGCGGCGGCTTCGACTTCGCGCAGACGCGTGAAGATGGAGTCCAGCTGCGCGCGCGCGTGGGCGAGCGCGGTCTGCGCGGCGAGTTCGCGCTCGCGCGCGGCCTCGACTTCGCCGGCCAGCGGTTCGAGCCGGGCTTCCAGCGCGGCGATCGTCGTCCCGAGTTCTTCGCGTTCCTGTTGAACGCGTTCGACGTCTTGTGAGGTCTGCGTCGATTGCGCTTCGAGCGCTTCGCGCCGCGCCAACGCGGCCGCGTAATCGGCTTCGGTGCGCGCTAGCTCGGCACGCCGCGATTGGGCCTGCGAACGCAGCTCTTCGAGCTGCAATTCGGCTTGATACGTGCGCGTGCGCAGTTCCGCGAGGTTCGCTCCGAGCGATGCCGATTTTGCCGAAGCCGCGCCGCGCACGTCGTCGTTTTTCTCGATCTCGACGCGGAGCATCTCGCGCTCTTCGCGCCGCGATGCGCTGGCGCGAATGTAGGCGAGGATCTCCAGATCGCGCGTGCGCGCGCTGACCTTGCGATAACGCTTGGCGCGGCGGACCTGCGTTTCGAGTTCGGGGATGCGGCGCTCGATTTCCGAGACCAAATCGTTGATGCGGATCGCGTTCTGTTCGGTCTGCTCAAGGCGGCGCAGCGATTCGTTCTTGCGGGCGAGAAACTTATTGATGCCCGCGGTCTCTTCGAACAGCGCGCGGCGTTCGCTCGGCTTGCTGACCAAGATCGAATCGATCTGGCCCTGCGAGACGATCGAATACGAGCCCGGGCCGAGGCCCGTACCCATCAACAACTCGACGATATCGCGCAAACGTACCTGATTGCGGTTGATGAAATACTCGCTGTCGCCCGCGCGGTAGGCGCGGCGCGTGATCTCGACTTCACTATATTCGGTGGGTAGCTTGCCGTCGGAGTTATCGAAGGTCATCGACACTTCGGCCAGGCCCAGCGGCTTACGCTTATCGTTGCCCGCGAAGATGACGTCTTCCAATTTACCCGAGCGCAGCGACTTGCTCGACGTCTCGCCGAGTACCCAGCGAAACGCATCCACGAGGTTCGATTTTCCGGAACCGTTCGGCCCGACGATCGCCGTAATGCCGCCCGAGAATTCGAGCGTGGTCGGTTCGGCAAACGTTTTAAAGCCGAAGGCTTTGATCTTCTTGAGTTTCACGTGGTTACGTCCTTGGATTTCGAGAGCGATGAAAGAGCCGATTCCGCTGCGGCTTGCTGGGCTAGCTTCTTCGAGAGACCGGCCCCAGTTCCCAACAAGCGCTCCCCCACGCTCACCTGGGAGAAGAACGAGGGGGCCTGCGGGGTCCCCCGCTGTTCTTCGCGATAGACGGGCGTAGCGCCCAGATGCTCCTGCGCGTAATGTTGAAGCCGCGTCTTGGGGTCGAGCAGCGCGTCCGGGGCATGATCGAGCTGGAGGATGTGCTGCTCCACGACGAAGCGGCGCGCTTTCTCGAGGCCGTACCGAAGGTAGAGGGCAGCGACGAAGGCCTCGAAGGCATCCGCCAGGATCGAGGTGTTATCGCTGCCGCCGGCATTGCGCATGCCGACCCCGAGCTGCACCATATCGCCGAAGCCGATGCGCCGCGCCGTGCGCGCGAGCTGCCCGTCGTTGACGATCGCCGCCTTTCGCACCGTGAGGTGCCCTTCGGACTCCTCGCCGAAGCGTTCGTACAGCCAACCGGCCGTGACGAAGCCGAGCACCGAGTCGCCCAAAAACTCCATCCGCTCGTTGGAGGGCGCTTTGGTTTCTTTAGAAGCGCTTTCGTGCACGAAGGATTGCTCGATGAGGCCGAGATCTCCGGCGCTTTTCACACCCGCGAGCCGCAGCAGTACGCGTAGGCGCCGCCTGTGCGCTTCGCCGCTCACGTCGCGCTATGGTCGCGGTTTCGCGAACACGATCACGCTGTTGTGCCCGCCGAATCCAAACGAATTGGAGAACGCGATATCGACTTTTCCGCGGCGCGCGATATTCGGCACGTAATCGAGCGTGCACTCCGGGTCGGGATTTTCGTAGTTGATCGTCGGCGGCATCAGGTCGTTCTGCACCGCGAGTACCGTCGCAACGCCTTCGATACCGCCCGCGGCGCCCAAAGCGTGCCCGTGCATCGATTTGGTCGAGCTCACACCCATGGCGCGCGCGTGTTCGCCGAAGGCCTTTTCGATCGCCTTCGATTCGGCCGGGTCGCCGGTCGGCGTCGAGGTGCCGTGGGCGTTGATGTAATCCACTTGCTCCGGCGTAATCCCGGCACTCGCGAACGCGCGCTCAAATGCGAGCGCCACGCCGTGGCCGTCGGGATCGACCGCAACCAGATCGTACGCGTCGGCGGATTGGCCGTACCCGAGCACTTCGGCATAAATCTTCGCGCCGCGTGCCTTGGCGCTTTCGTATTCCTCAAGAATCAGAATGCCCGCGCCTTCGCCGAGTACGAAACCGTCGCGATCCTTATCGAAGGGGCGGCTCGCCCTGGTGGGGTCGTCGTTCCGCGTCGACATCGCGCGCATCGAGCAGAAGCCGCCGACCGCGAGCGGCGAGATGGTCGCCTCGCTGCCGCCGGTCACCATCGCGATCGCGTCGCCGTTGGCGACCAAGTTGTACGCCGTGGCGATCGCGTCGTTCGCGCTCGCACACGCGCTCGCTGCCGAAAAGAACGGCCCTTGGAAGTGGTACTTCATCGAAATGTGCGCCGGCGCCGCATTGGCCATCAGCATGGGAATGAAGAACGGCGTCACCTTGGACCACGTGCCGTTCTTAGCCGCAATCTCCGAATTGTGCCAGAACGTGAGGATGCCGCCGATGCCCGTGCCGATGATGCCGCCGACCCGCTTGCGGAACTCGTCGTCGTCGGGGAAGGCCGCGTCGGCGATCGCCTCGGCAGCCGCGACGAACGCGTACTGCGAGAAGCGGTCCATGCGCCGCGCCTCCTTGCGGCCGATCAGCTCCTCGGCGTTGAAATCCTTGATCTCGGCGGCGATGCGCGTATTGAAATCGGTCGCATCGAAGGCCGTGATCGGCCCAACACCCGACTCGCCGGCGATCAAACGGCGCCAGAACTCCGGAACGGTATTTCCTAGTGGCGTGACGGCTCCAAGACCGGTTACCACGACTCTTCTCTTGTCCAAAACCCCACCAAATTACGGCGAGTCCGCATTCCGACCTGCTCCCGGCGTGCCCAAAAGCACCCCGTTTGGGGCGGCCGAGCGAGCCACCGCCTGCGAACGCCGGGGCAATAGCCATTCGTTGACCTGGGTAGACACATAGAATCTGGAGGACAAAACACCATGAACGTGATGAAATCGACCCTGGGCCTGATCCTGGCAGGCGGACTATTGATGGCCGGGACGGCGGCGACGGCCCTGGCGGACGGCCACGGGCATGGCGATGACCATGGCAACCAGCAGCAACAGCAGCAGCAGAACAATCCGTACCAGTACGGCCAGTACGGGAACCAGAACAACAACGGCGGCGACGACAACAACGGCCGAGGCGAGCAAGAGAACGGCAACCAAAACGCCCACAATTGCGTCAATCCGGCCGGCAAAGAGCGCGGCTGGTGCAAGCACAACGGCTACAACAATAACCAAAACGGCTACTACGGCAACAACCAAAACGCGCAGTTGCACGGCATCATCACCGGCGTGAGCGGCGACACCGTCAGCATCCTGCAAGGCCTCACGACGATCAGCTTCGATGCGACCGCGGCCATTCAGCGCAATAACGTGAACGGCTCGCTCTACCCGACCCGCTCGATCACGGCGTACGGCTACTGGGACAACAACCACTACTTCCACGCCAACGCGATTCGCTAAACGCCCGGCTGCGGTATGATAGCGGCGTGAAGCGATTCGCCCTCGGACTGATGCTCCTAGCCCTGGCGGCAGCCGCCGCCGGGCCGGCGAGCGCCGACCAGACCTTCTACCACGCGTCGACCGGCCCAAACCCGGGCGTCGCGACGCCCGGGCCCAACGCCTCGGGCGTGAACGTCGAATACATCTATCCGCCCTACTACGGGCAGCCGTGCTTACGCAACGGCCATTACGTCGACTGCCGGTGCCCTCGCACGCAGGGCTGGAACCGCTGCCGCCCATGGCCGCGCCCCGGCCGGTTCACGCCCGCACCGCGGCGTAGGCGCATCCCCGGGCCACCCATTCCGCGCCCGGTCCGGCCGCTAGCCAACCCCGTTCGCCCGGCCGTCCCACCGCCGGCGCCCCCGATCCGCGCCTGGCCCGGCTTCGGCAGCCCGGCTCCAGCACCGTAGCGCAAATTATATCTCCTGGAGTATAATCATGGGCATGAGTGGCGTGGATCCATTGGGCGATCGTCTCCGAGCGGAACGGCGCGCGCGAGGCCTCTCGCAGCAGGACGTCGCGACTTCCGCCGGCGTCACCCAGCCCTACATTTCTCGGCTGGAGCGAAACGATACGAACGTGGAACTCGCTGGTTTTCGGCGGGTCGCGAGCGCGGTCGGGCTGCGCCTCACGCTCGAGGCGGCACACACCCCGCCGATGGTTTCGGAGCCGTACGGTGAGGACGAGATCGCGAACCGTCAATATTTGATCGGCCGGCTCGCTGCAAAGCGCCTCACGGCGCAACGCATCGCGCAATTTCGCGTATGGCTAGAGCTCGCTCGCGAACGCCTCGGCGATTATTCCTATTTTCGCAGATGGCTTGAGATTATCGCCGAAGGGCCAAGCGCGATCGAAGCCACCATGACCGACGCAACGGAGTTCGGCCGCTACATGCGATCGGTCGCAACGCTTCGCCCGTTTGTCTCGCAGCAGGAGCGCGATTCATTTTATCGGCCCGAGCCACCGTCAACGACCGAGTGAAATCGCAAGACGCCGATCGCCTGATCGTTGCATTCGCCGCGCTCCTAAACGCACATCGCGTACTGATCGTTGGTTCGCAAGCGCTGCACGGAACGCACCCGGATCCGCCCATCGCTGTCGTCGAAGCGTCGCGAGAAGTCGACATCGTGCCGCTACCTTTTGAAGAATACGAGCGCTGGTTCTACTATGCGCACGAACGGCTCGGCGCGGATTCAGAATTCGATGTGGAGCATGGTATCTACGTCGACATGGTGCGCGACCGCGTACCAAAACTTCCGCCCGGGTGGGAATCGCGTAGCATCGAACGGGCGCTCCAGATCGATGATTCGCGCAGCGTCACCGCAGTTTATCCCGAATTGCACGACCTTTTGGTTTCGAAACTCCTAGCGAATCGAGCCCAAGATGAAGCGTTCTTGCGCGGCGTAACGAAGCTCGGACGGATCGACCCCTTCGTTTTACGCGAGCGGCTCCTAAGCGTTCCGCTACCGGAGGAGAAGGAGCCGCTTCGCGGATGGGCATTCGCGGCCATTGGACGATGCTTTAGGCTAGAAGCGTAGCGTGTAGCGGTCGTTGGCGCGGTTGCAATCTTGCGTTTTTGTGGGGGACGGGTGGCGCACGTCGAGCTGGAACGTAAGCTCCGTCGTTCCTTTACCGGCTTGGCGCGATCGCGACGACGTGTAGGTGAAGGAGTACGACTGGCCCGCCTTGAGCGCCGGAACGCCTCGCTCGTCGAGCTTGATGCCGTTTTCGAAAATGTCGACGAACTGCAGCGTATTCCCGGCTTGTGCCGTGCCCCCGGCATTGGTGACCGTGCCGGCGAGATGATAGCGATGGAGGCCGCCGTCGCGGACCACGCTCTGGACTGCGACGGAAACGATGGCCGGATCGGGCCCGGAGCAAGTCGTTGCGGCGGAAGCCACGGCGGTCTGTGCGAGCAGAAGCAGCGCGACGGCGATCGGGCGGAACAGGTACATAGGAGACCCCTTTCAAGCTGGCTACCATAGATGTACCCCGGCCGCATACGGAACCCACATTACGAGCGGCAGGCAGCTTGGCGAGCGGCCCGGCCTCCCAAAGTCGTTTGACGGCGGGCCGTGGGGTGCGCTATACTCTCCCGGCTATGTTCCTGTTCGATCTTCAGCTGTTCGCCTCCAAAAAAGGCGCCGGCTCCACCCGTAACGGCCGCGATTCCAATGCGCAGCGCCTTGGCGTCAAACGCTTCGGCGGCGAGCGCGTCATCGCGGGCAATATCCTCGTCCGCCAGCGTGGCACCAAGTTCTATCCCGGCGAAAACGTCGGCATCGGGCGCGACCACACGCTGTTTGCGCTGGCCGAGGGAACCGTCGAGTTTTCGATGCGCCGCAATCGCCAGCACATCAACGTGCGGCCCGTCGCAGCCTAAGCTCCTCCCCACCACCCTTTAAAAGAGGGCCGTAGTCGGCCCTCTTTGTTTTTCTAACGAACGATAGACGATAACGTGCAATTCATCGACGAAGCCACCATCACGGTCGCTGCCGGCAACGGCGGAGACGGCGTCGTCGCGTGGCGTCGTGAAAAGTACGAGCCCAACGGCGGCCCGGCGGGCGGCGACGGCGGGCGCGGCGGCAGCATCTATCTCGAAGCCAGCCCCGAGCTCTCCACCCTGGTGGAGTTCCGCTTCAAGCGCGCGTTCAACGCCGAATCCGGCAAGAACGGCGGCACCTCGAACAAGTCGGGCCGCAGCGGCGACGACCTGACGGTGCTCGTGCCCGTGGGCACCATCGTCTACCGCACCGTCGAAGGCAAAGCCGAAACGTTTCTCGTGGATCTGGCCAAAGCCGGCGACCGCGTGATGCTGGCCAAGGGCGGCCGCGGGGGCCTGGGCAACCAGCACTTCGCAACCAGCGTGCGCCAAGCGCCGCACTTCGCCGAAAAGGGCGAGCCCGGCGAGCACTACGGTGCGCGGCTGGAGCTGAAATTGCTCGCCGACTGCGGCGTGATCGGCGTACCGAACGCGGGCAAATCGACGCTGCTCTCGGTGGTGTCGGCCGCGCGCCCGAAGATTGCCGATTATCCGTTTACCACCCTCGAGCCGCAGCTCGGCGTCGTGCGCGTTTCGGAAGAAGAATCGTTCGTGATGGTGGACGTGCCGGGCCTGATTGAAGGCGCGCACGAAGGCGCGGGCCTGGGCGACCAATTTTTACGCCACGTCGAACGCACGCGCATGCTCGTGCATCTGCTCGACGGCGCAAAATCGCTTGAAGAGATGCTGCTCGATAAGACGACGATCGATGCGGAACTCGCGGCGTGGAACCCCAAGCTGGTTGAAAAGCCGACGCTGGTGGTGGTGAGCAAACTCGATCTGCCCGACGCGCAAGAGCGTTTGCGCGAAGTGCGCGAGCGCTTCCCCGACGCGCGCGGCATCAGTTCGGCCACGCAAGAAGGCGTGCGCGAGTTGGTCTACGCGGTATGGCAGGCGATCAAAGATGCGCCGATGCCGGAGATCGTCGTTCCGCCGCCCGCGCTCATCGAATTGCGTCCGCAAGACGCGTTTACGATCCGGCGAGAGGGCGACGGCACGTTCGTAGTGTTGGGCGACCGCGTCGAGCGCTTGGCTGCAATGACGAATTTCGATTCGGACGAGGGCCTCGCGCATTTCGAACACGTGCTTGCGAAAATGGGTGTCGAGAAAAAACTGCGCGATATGGGCGCGGCCGAGGGGGACACCGTTCGTATCGCCGAGTACGAATTCACCTATTCATGAAGCTAGGGATTTTCGGCGGAACGTTCGACCCGATTCACAACGCGCATCTCTTCGTTGCGGAATCGGCGCGCATTCTCGAAGGGCTCGATCGCGTGCTCTTCGTTCCAACCAACAACCAACATTATCGCAACGCCGCGCAAGTTGGGCCGGAGCATCGTTGCGCGATGGTGCTGGGCGCGATCGCCAGCAACCCCGCCTTCAAACTCGACGACACGGACCTGCGCAAAGACGCGACCGGCTACACCGCCGATTTGCTGCCGCGCCTGCGCGAGAAGTACCCGGACGCGCAGTTTACGTTCATCATCGGTGCCGATTCGCTCGCGAATAGCACGTGGGAGCGCTTCGACGAAGTACTCGAATCGCTCGAGCGCTTCGTGGTTGCTCCGCGCACGGGCGTGCGTCCGGATGCGCTGCAACGCGTGTTGGCGGCCGTGCCCAAGAATTTGCGCGAGCGCATTGCGACGCTGAACCTCCCCGAGTTGCCCGAATCGGCGACGCTGATTCGCACGCTGCTCTCGCAGAACAAGAGCGTGCGCTACCTCGTGCCCGAGCCCGTCTGGCAGTACATCGTCTCGCAGAAACTCTACGGCGCCGGAAGCGCCGGTGCTTAGCCGGATCGTTTTAGCCAGCGCCTCGCCGCGCCGGCTCGAACTGCTCACCTCGCTAGGGCTCGAAGTTGAGGTGCGCCCCAGCGGCTACGACGAGCCGGACGACCTGAGCATCACGCCGCTCCAGCTCGCGATCCGCCATGCCCACGCGAAAGCGTTGGACGTGGCCAAGCAATCGGGGCCGGCAGCCGGCGAGGTGATCGTGGCGGCCGATACGGTCGTCGATCTGAACGGGGTCGCGCTCAACAA of the Candidatus Dormiibacterota bacterium genome contains:
- the rpmA gene encoding 50S ribosomal protein L27, whose protein sequence is MFLFDLQLFASKKGAGSTRNGRDSNAQRLGVKRFGGERVIAGNILVRQRGTKFYPGENVGIGRDHTLFALAEGTVEFSMRRNRQHINVRPVAA
- the nadD gene encoding nicotinate-nucleotide adenylyltransferase, which produces MKLGIFGGTFDPIHNAHLFVAESARILEGLDRVLFVPTNNQHYRNAAQVGPEHRCAMVLGAIASNPAFKLDDTDLRKDATGYTADLLPRLREKYPDAQFTFIIGADSLANSTWERFDEVLESLERFVVAPRTGVRPDALQRVLAAVPKNLRERIATLNLPELPESATLIRTLLSQNKSVRYLVPEPVWQYIVSQKLYGAGSAGA
- the rnc gene encoding ribonuclease III — encoded protein: MSGEAHRRRLRVLLRLAGVKSAGDLGLIEQSFVHESASKETKAPSNERMEFLGDSVLGFVTAGWLYERFGEESEGHLTVRKAAIVNDGQLARTARRIGFGDMVQLGVGMRNAGGSDNTSILADAFEAFVAALYLRYGLEKARRFVVEQHILQLDHAPDALLDPKTRLQHYAQEHLGATPVYREEQRGTPQAPSFFSQVSVGERLLGTGAGLSKKLAQQAAAESALSSLSKSKDVTT
- a CDS encoding helix-turn-helix transcriptional regulator → MSGVDPLGDRLRAERRARGLSQQDVATSAGVTQPYISRLERNDTNVELAGFRRVASAVGLRLTLEAAHTPPMVSEPYGEDEIANRQYLIGRLAAKRLTAQRIAQFRVWLELARERLGDYSYFRRWLEIIAEGPSAIEATMTDATEFGRYMRSVATLRPFVSQQERDSFYRPEPPSTTE
- the fabF gene encoding beta-ketoacyl-ACP synthase II yields the protein MVTGLGAVTPLGNTVPEFWRRLIAGESGVGPITAFDATDFNTRIAAEIKDFNAEELIGRKEARRMDRFSQYAFVAAAEAIADAAFPDDDEFRKRVGGIIGTGIGGILTFWHNSEIAAKNGTWSKVTPFFIPMLMANAAPAHISMKYHFQGPFFSAASACASANDAIATAYNLVANGDAIAMVTGGSEATISPLAVGGFCSMRAMSTRNDDPTRASRPFDKDRDGFVLGEGAGILILEEYESAKARGAKIYAEVLGYGQSADAYDLVAVDPDGHGVALAFERAFASAGITPEQVDYINAHGTSTPTGDPAESKAIEKAFGEHARAMGVSSTKSMHGHALGAAGGIEGVATVLAVQNDLMPPTINYENPDPECTLDYVPNIARRGKVDIAFSNSFGFGGHNSVIVFAKPRP
- a CDS encoding DUF6036 family nucleotidyltransferase, with amino-acid sequence MKSQDADRLIVAFAALLNAHRVLIVGSQALHGTHPDPPIAVVEASREVDIVPLPFEEYERWFYYAHERLGADSEFDVEHGIYVDMVRDRVPKLPPGWESRSIERALQIDDSRSVTAVYPELHDLLVSKLLANRAQDEAFLRGVTKLGRIDPFVLRERLLSVPLPEEKEPLRGWAFAAIGRCFRLEA
- the smc gene encoding chromosome segregation protein SMC is translated as MKLKKIKAFGFKTFAEPTTLEFSGGITAIVGPNGSGKSNLVDAFRWVLGETSSKSLRSGKLEDVIFAGNDKRKPLGLAEVSMTFDNSDGKLPTEYSEVEITRRAYRAGDSEYFINRNQVRLRDIVELLMGTGLGPGSYSIVSQGQIDSILVSKPSERRALFEETAGINKFLARKNESLRRLEQTEQNAIRINDLVSEIERRIPELETQVRRAKRYRKVSARTRDLEILAYIRASASRREEREMLRVEIEKNDDVRGAASAKSASLGANLAELRTRTYQAELQLEELRSQAQSRRAELARTEADYAAALARREALEAQSTQTSQDVERVQQEREELGTTIAALEARLEPLAGEVEAARERELAAQTALAHARAQLDSIFTRLREVEAAASTFAAKKAERRVQSENLRAEAERLEGEAHTARERSAHLEIAAGAAAHKYAEREAQLGAFEAHLIEARSRMESAEGGVAQSQAELGHALALHREQIGDVKAAESRLHTIEELENSLEGHVPGTRAVVEAWQRGDLRGIEGIVSNLITTDERYARAMDVAFGARLSNIITTTSEDAERSIEYLNRSEQGRATFLPLDTLANREAKQLTADLERTPGVIGYAHALVRTSAQYEGVVRFLVGNVLIVDTLQTGIALVRGRGFRDTIVTLSGEQIAGGGAITGGRFKREKSILARRVQAEGLRVQLVEMRRKLEEFEQRAQTASQAAELAVGERDAARDALAKQELQLAEVRAEMLSLASDVERMHADVETARKVVAELVEKMERSLERERTYEGDEPEALASDEDRHRLEAELARAREEIAQAEAAQADASRLASDLRERSAALTAERDASKARLGMLDQNSERAHVAREQMLAEIASLFEQTRSAHAHVEGLQSGVRELDGKLEIARREREEMSNRQLQLEADVRTAQNEEREAAAGGEHFRTRLAEIEAELGMLVSQFAQNPATDDECKDVEERYKDEADAVVDELPRLREELARLSANVNLNAEAERDELAERDTFLRTQMEDLARARETLLESIKEIEQQSQVQFNETFEKVSAAFTEKYAQLFPGGQAKMWQTNPENLSETGIEISVQPPGKKLMPLAALSGGERAMTAAALIFALIAVKPSPFYLLDEVDAALDDMNVERFSDAVRGMAADAQMILVTHNKKTMELADRMYGVTMGEAGVSALVSAELTEREPELALA
- the obgE gene encoding GTPase ObgE; translation: MQFIDEATITVAAGNGGDGVVAWRREKYEPNGGPAGGDGGRGGSIYLEASPELSTLVEFRFKRAFNAESGKNGGTSNKSGRSGDDLTVLVPVGTIVYRTVEGKAETFLVDLAKAGDRVMLAKGGRGGLGNQHFATSVRQAPHFAEKGEPGEHYGARLELKLLADCGVIGVPNAGKSTLLSVVSAARPKIADYPFTTLEPQLGVVRVSEEESFVMVDVPGLIEGAHEGAGLGDQFLRHVERTRMLVHLLDGAKSLEEMLLDKTTIDAELAAWNPKLVEKPTLVVVSKLDLPDAQERLREVRERFPDARGISSATQEGVRELVYAVWQAIKDAPMPEIVVPPPALIELRPQDAFTIRREGDGTFVVLGDRVERLAAMTNFDSDEGLAHFEHVLAKMGVEKKLRDMGAAEGDTVRIAEYEFTYS